From Pusillibacter faecalis, one genomic window encodes:
- a CDS encoding DUF2190 family protein, translating into MTAKYWQKGEVLDYKASAAVKNGEVVSLGTRIGVAGEDIAAGETGHLHVVGVFEMEKATGAMTMGAAVYYDETAKKITTVASTGESSSKVNNIPAGYAAAPAASADETVLVKLLG; encoded by the coding sequence ATGACCGCAAAATACTGGCAGAAAGGCGAGGTGCTGGACTACAAGGCCAGCGCCGCAGTTAAAAACGGCGAAGTGGTGAGCCTGGGAACCAGGATCGGCGTGGCTGGTGAAGATATTGCCGCCGGCGAAACCGGCCACCTCCATGTGGTGGGCGTCTTTGAGATGGAAAAGGCCACCGGTGCCATGACCATGGGCGCGGCGGTGTACTACGACGAAACCGCCAAGAAGATCACCACCGTGGCCTCCACCGGCGAGAGTTCCAGCAAGGTGAACAACATTCCGGCGGGTTACGCTGCCGCCCCTGCGGCCAGCGCAGACGAAACCGTACTGGTGAAGCTGCTGGGCTAA
- a CDS encoding DNA cytosine methyltransferase, whose protein sequence is MSGAQINFLDEIIVDNFAGGGGASTGIELATGRVVDIAVNHDPDAILMHKTNHPHTRHFQASVWDVDPVEVCQGRPVGLAWFSPDCKHFSKAKGGKPVDKNIRGLAWIVLRWAGTVRPRVIILENVEEFQTWGPVRKGKPVKKLVGQTFHKWLEQLKNLGYAVEWRELVAADYGAPTTRKRFFLIARHDGRPIVWPEPTHAPADSPEVKSGKKKPWRSAAEIIDWSLPCPSIFDSRAEIKEKYGLSAQRPLRPNTMRRVARGVDKFVIKSADPFLVIVNHAGDFRGQEMSGPLQTVTAKHGYGVASPVMAPLTVTNTTNSVGAAAGAPVHTVTTAGNQMLITPTLAAIGQTGGGDRGRSVMEPTHTQVSKAEECVACPAMIQYHTEQSERVRGQSVKEPVMTIDASNRYGLAAATLTKYYSGDHNQSAGAPLHTVTTRDREAITMASMVKLKGTNLGGPATEPVQTITAGGGHHGVITTEVVKATPGADLRNWPKIRAALNEYCGYTLADNEVILFLIGGAWYFMADIGLRMLTPRELYRANGFPDDYKIDKDYTGKEYGKTKQVARCGNAVPPPFATALVRANLPEWCGTTITTMAQLERLVAV, encoded by the coding sequence ATGAGTGGGGCGCAGATCAATTTCCTGGACGAAATCATAGTGGACAATTTCGCCGGCGGCGGTGGCGCGTCAACCGGGATCGAATTAGCCACGGGCCGCGTGGTAGACATAGCGGTGAACCACGATCCTGACGCCATTTTAATGCACAAGACGAACCACCCGCACACGCGCCATTTTCAAGCCAGCGTGTGGGACGTGGACCCGGTGGAAGTCTGCCAAGGGCGCCCCGTGGGCCTGGCCTGGTTCTCCCCGGATTGCAAGCATTTCAGCAAGGCCAAGGGTGGGAAACCTGTTGACAAAAATATACGCGGGCTTGCATGGATCGTCCTGCGCTGGGCCGGAACGGTCCGTCCGCGCGTGATTATTCTGGAGAACGTGGAGGAGTTCCAAACGTGGGGGCCTGTGCGAAAAGGAAAGCCTGTCAAAAAACTGGTGGGCCAAACTTTCCACAAATGGCTGGAGCAGCTTAAAAACCTGGGGTATGCCGTCGAGTGGCGCGAACTTGTGGCCGCGGATTATGGAGCGCCCACAACGCGAAAGCGGTTTTTCCTGATTGCCAGGCATGACGGGCGGCCTATTGTATGGCCGGAACCAACACACGCACCGGCAGACAGCCCGGAGGTAAAGAGCGGAAAGAAAAAACCATGGCGCAGCGCGGCGGAAATCATAGACTGGAGCCTGCCGTGCCCGTCCATTTTTGACAGCCGCGCAGAGATCAAGGAAAAATATGGGCTTTCGGCGCAGCGCCCCCTCCGTCCCAATACTATGCGGCGTGTGGCCAGAGGCGTGGACAAGTTCGTGATAAAATCGGCGGATCCGTTTCTGGTGATTGTCAACCATGCTGGGGATTTCCGCGGGCAAGAAATGAGCGGGCCGCTTCAAACTGTGACAGCAAAACACGGGTACGGCGTGGCCTCCCCTGTCATGGCGCCGCTGACGGTAACGAATACCACCAACAGCGTGGGGGCAGCCGCGGGCGCCCCAGTGCATACCGTGACAACCGCAGGAAACCAAATGCTGATTACGCCAACCCTGGCCGCAATCGGGCAGACCGGCGGCGGGGACCGCGGGCGCAGCGTAATGGAGCCGACGCACACCCAGGTGTCAAAAGCGGAGGAGTGCGTGGCGTGTCCGGCCATGATCCAGTACCACACGGAGCAATCGGAGCGAGTGCGAGGCCAAAGCGTCAAAGAACCTGTTATGACCATTGACGCCTCCAACCGCTACGGCCTGGCGGCGGCTACGCTGACAAAGTATTACAGCGGCGACCACAACCAGAGCGCGGGCGCACCGCTTCACACGGTCACGACGCGGGATCGTGAAGCTATCACAATGGCCAGCATGGTCAAACTGAAAGGTACAAACCTGGGCGGGCCTGCAACGGAGCCGGTGCAAACAATAACCGCTGGCGGAGGCCATCATGGGGTGATTACCACCGAAGTGGTAAAAGCGACACCGGGCGCCGATCTCCGAAACTGGCCAAAAATCCGTGCCGCCCTGAATGAGTATTGCGGCTACACGCTGGCGGACAATGAGGTGATCCTGTTTTTGATCGGAGGCGCCTGGTATTTCATGGCTGATATAGGGCTGCGTATGCTGACGCCGCGGGAATTGTACAGGGCGAACGGCTTTCCTGATGATTATAAAATCGACAAAGATTACACCGGCAAGGAGTACGGGAAAACCAAGCAAGTGGCAAGGTGCGGGAACGCAGTACCGCCACCGTTTGCCACGGCCCTGGTTCGGGCAAACCTGCCGGAATGGTGCGGAACAACAATCACGACCATGGCACAGCTGGAGCGGCTGGTGGCCGTGTAA
- a CDS encoding terminase gpA endonuclease subunit gives MRKYKQEPYTVPPWIYNAIQVLRPVERLTVSEWAAKYRVLPDGNAIPGPWSNSVTPYLVEIMDAFSDDMVEEIVFVKPTQVGGTSAMENMLGSLIAQDPAPAMVVYPSDDLAERTTESKLEPMVKSCKVLADKWRKNDSKKLALKFSDMTVYLTGANSPADLASTNIRYLFLDEVDKFPGASKKEADPVSLARERTKTFFNRKIFMASTPTLKTGHIWKAKEAAEAEKHYFVPCPHCGQYIELKFGCLKWPSKDDVPENTDRAEMAVYVCQACGAVITDQDKGKMLRAGRWQAVKQRTKNPKSVAFWLNTLYSPFTRFSDIAREFMRSKDDPELLHNFTNSWLAEPWEDTKLKTNAELVMERQTETPEWTLPPWTKLITGGIDVQENCLYWTIRAWGDYMTSQNVAHGQALSMAEVEKAMNVEFSLPNGDTAMVNLALMDSGDQTDEVYEFCAINSDWVLPCKGTSTMLSHYRLSVVNKAGSKAHGMTLVLVDGGKYKDQIAARMRKPNGTGSWQVYKDCDMEYAEQVTAEHKVTERSGGKEVQKWVLKSSHADNHYLDCEVYAAAAADVMGVRSLYLKSVEGQAAAPEPRKPAKQEPQQSQEENWINQNDTWI, from the coding sequence ATGAGGAAGTACAAGCAGGAACCCTATACCGTGCCGCCGTGGATCTATAACGCCATTCAAGTGCTGCGCCCTGTGGAACGCCTGACGGTTTCGGAGTGGGCGGCTAAATACCGCGTATTGCCGGACGGAAACGCGATCCCAGGCCCATGGAGCAACAGCGTGACCCCGTACCTGGTGGAGATCATGGACGCCTTTTCCGACGACATGGTGGAGGAAATCGTGTTCGTGAAGCCCACCCAGGTGGGCGGCACGTCTGCCATGGAGAATATGCTGGGAAGCCTGATCGCGCAGGATCCGGCCCCGGCCATGGTGGTTTACCCGTCGGACGACCTGGCGGAGCGCACCACGGAAAGCAAACTGGAGCCAATGGTGAAAAGCTGCAAGGTTCTGGCTGACAAGTGGCGGAAGAACGACAGCAAGAAACTGGCGCTAAAGTTTTCCGACATGACCGTGTACCTGACGGGAGCGAACAGCCCGGCGGATCTGGCCAGCACGAATATACGTTACCTGTTTCTGGACGAAGTGGACAAGTTTCCGGGCGCGTCCAAGAAAGAGGCCGACCCCGTTTCCCTGGCGCGAGAGCGTACAAAAACCTTTTTCAACCGCAAAATCTTTATGGCCTCCACCCCCACCCTGAAAACGGGCCATATCTGGAAAGCCAAAGAGGCGGCGGAGGCTGAAAAGCATTACTTTGTCCCGTGCCCGCATTGTGGGCAGTATATAGAACTGAAATTCGGCTGCCTGAAATGGCCCAGCAAGGACGACGTACCGGAAAACACCGACCGGGCGGAAATGGCCGTGTATGTGTGCCAAGCCTGCGGGGCCGTGATTACGGATCAGGACAAGGGGAAAATGCTACGGGCTGGCCGCTGGCAGGCTGTGAAGCAACGGACGAAGAACCCCAAAAGCGTGGCCTTTTGGCTGAACACCCTGTATTCCCCGTTCACCCGTTTTTCCGATATTGCGCGGGAGTTCATGCGGAGCAAAGACGACCCGGAACTGCTGCACAACTTCACCAACAGCTGGCTGGCGGAGCCGTGGGAGGACACGAAGCTGAAAACCAACGCGGAGTTGGTCATGGAGCGGCAGACGGAAACGCCGGAGTGGACGCTGCCGCCCTGGACGAAGCTAATTACCGGCGGGATCGACGTACAGGAAAATTGTCTGTACTGGACGATCCGCGCATGGGGCGACTACATGACCAGCCAGAACGTGGCCCACGGGCAGGCGCTTTCCATGGCAGAGGTGGAAAAGGCCATGAACGTGGAGTTTTCCCTGCCGAACGGCGACACGGCCATGGTCAACCTGGCCCTGATGGACAGCGGCGACCAGACCGACGAAGTTTACGAGTTCTGCGCCATCAATTCGGACTGGGTGCTGCCATGCAAGGGCACCAGCACCATGCTGTCCCATTACCGCCTTTCCGTGGTCAATAAGGCCGGAAGCAAGGCCCACGGCATGACCCTGGTATTGGTGGACGGCGGCAAGTATAAAGACCAGATCGCAGCCCGTATGCGGAAGCCGAACGGGACAGGTTCCTGGCAGGTTTACAAGGACTGCGACATGGAATACGCCGAACAGGTAACGGCGGAACACAAGGTAACCGAGCGATCCGGCGGGAAAGAGGTCCAGAAATGGGTGCTGAAATCCTCCCACGCTGACAACCATTACCTGGACTGCGAGGTGTACGCAGCCGCGGCGGCGGACGTTATGGGCGTCCGGTCCCTGTACCTGAAAAGCGTGGAGGGACAGGCGGCGGCACCGGAGCCGCGGAAACCGGCCAAGCAGGAACCGCAACAAAGCCAGGAAGAAAACTGGATCAACCAAAATGACACATGGATCTGA
- a CDS encoding DUF5131 family protein produces the protein MNKTKIDWATMSWNPVTGCRHGCPYCYARRTATRFNAGLEDPALLTGGLHVLPEKIKATPYPYGFEPTLHRYRLGQPQNTEEPQTVFVCSMADLFGRWVPTSWIVEVLDACRKAPQHRYLFLTKNPARYLELDHLALLPHESNFWYGSTVANMDAVGMYVMQGVNVNSFWSMEPLLGPVDMAAAEGLPEWVILGAETGNRPDKVTPAREWVDNIVAFCEENEIPVFFKDNLRKYFPDLPASAFPWEV, from the coding sequence ATGAACAAGACGAAAATTGACTGGGCCACAATGTCCTGGAACCCTGTAACCGGCTGCCGCCATGGCTGCCCGTACTGCTACGCCAGGCGGACGGCCACACGCTTCAACGCAGGGCTGGAGGATCCGGCCCTGCTGACCGGCGGCCTCCATGTGCTGCCGGAGAAGATCAAGGCGACGCCATACCCGTATGGTTTCGAGCCTACCCTGCACCGCTACCGCCTGGGCCAGCCGCAGAACACAGAGGAACCGCAGACCGTGTTTGTTTGCAGCATGGCGGATCTGTTTGGGCGCTGGGTGCCAACCTCCTGGATCGTGGAGGTGCTGGACGCCTGCCGCAAGGCACCCCAGCACCGCTATTTGTTCCTGACGAAGAACCCGGCCCGGTATCTGGAGTTGGACCACCTGGCCCTCCTGCCCCACGAAAGCAATTTCTGGTATGGCAGCACCGTGGCGAACATGGACGCGGTGGGAATGTACGTCATGCAGGGTGTGAACGTCAACAGCTTTTGGAGCATGGAGCCGCTGCTGGGGCCGGTGGACATGGCCGCGGCGGAGGGTTTACCGGAGTGGGTGATCTTGGGCGCCGAAACCGGCAACCGACCGGACAAGGTGACGCCCGCCCGCGAGTGGGTGGACAACATCGTGGCATTTTGCGAGGAGAACGAGATCCCTGTGTTCTTCAAGGACAATCTGCGGAAGTATTTCCCGGATCTCCCTGCCTCTGCTTTCCCCTGGGAGGTGTGA
- a CDS encoding HK97 family phage prohead protease, whose translation MERQQHSRTPQANDPKRDRNSGQRSMGHIEANSRAEGQEDSRRRTISFSSEEPYRRWFGMEILDHAENALDLSRLNDVGVLLFNHDTDKVVGKVIRAWVENHRGMAEVEFDTDDDAEKIFGKVKSGTLKTTSVRYSVDSWEEVVAGKTSADGRFTGPCQIARKWTPLEVSIVSVPADATVGVGRADDPEQATAKDLSVYEKQIQINKNLYH comes from the coding sequence ATGGAACGACAGCAGCACAGCAGAACACCGCAGGCAAATGACCCCAAGAGGGACAGAAACAGCGGGCAGCGAAGCATGGGCCACATTGAGGCCAACAGCCGCGCAGAGGGCCAGGAGGACAGCCGCAGGCGCACGATCAGCTTTTCCAGCGAGGAGCCATACCGCCGTTGGTTTGGTATGGAAATCCTGGATCACGCGGAGAACGCGCTGGATCTCTCCCGCCTGAACGACGTGGGCGTTTTGCTTTTCAACCACGACACCGACAAGGTGGTGGGAAAAGTGATCCGCGCATGGGTGGAGAACCACCGCGGCATGGCCGAAGTGGAGTTCGACACGGACGACGACGCCGAAAAGATTTTCGGCAAAGTCAAATCCGGCACCCTGAAAACCACGTCCGTGCGTTACAGCGTGGACAGCTGGGAGGAAGTGGTGGCCGGTAAGACCTCCGCGGACGGACGTTTTACAGGCCCCTGCCAGATCGCCCGCAAATGGACGCCGCTGGAGGTGTCCATTGTTTCCGTGCCGGCGGACGCCACCGTGGGCGTGGGCAGAGCCGACGACCCGGAGCAGGCGACGGCCAAGGACCTTTCTGTTTATGAAAAGCAGATCCAGATCAACAAAAATCTTTATCATTGA
- a CDS encoding DUF1064 domain-containing protein — protein sequence MTASGAVLHFASQKEARRFDALAARQEAGQIRDLRLQVDFTLQEAFTDTEGKRVRAIRYKADFTYWERDAAEENKAAAAGWPCDSWRYVVEDVKSKATRTAKYAMKKKMLKDRFGYDITEV from the coding sequence GTGACAGCCTCCGGGGCCGTCCTGCATTTCGCCAGCCAGAAAGAAGCCCGCAGGTTCGACGCCCTGGCCGCCCGCCAGGAAGCTGGACAGATCCGTGATCTGCGCCTCCAGGTGGATTTCACCCTGCAGGAAGCCTTTACCGACACGGAGGGAAAGCGGGTGCGGGCGATCCGCTACAAGGCGGATTTTACATACTGGGAGCGGGACGCGGCGGAAGAAAACAAGGCAGCCGCCGCGGGCTGGCCATGCGACAGCTGGCGCTATGTGGTGGAGGACGTAAAGAGCAAGGCCACCAGAACGGCCAAGTATGCCATGAAAAAGAAAATGCTAAAGGACCGTTTTGGGTACGACATTACCGAGGTGTGA
- a CDS encoding DUF1492 domain-containing protein, with the protein MSKKTTDETLGREAVKEYLQQYHTAVGKKRILEERHRVLSSELRAPSTGSAFRLTPPTKPTKTDGSVSVVFRISEVEDRIEEQREEMAKAVLNVMDLIDVLPANSTERTVVEMRHIDCRGWDKIAEALYMSRSNVFNYYNAALDKILENKRNRKLLEEYMARKQQRAGPHGRNNRP; encoded by the coding sequence ATGAGCAAAAAGACAACGGACGAAACCCTGGGCCGTGAGGCTGTCAAGGAATACCTGCAGCAGTACCACACGGCTGTGGGGAAAAAGCGGATCCTGGAGGAGCGCCACCGCGTCCTTTCCAGCGAACTGCGGGCGCCCAGTACGGGGTCCGCGTTCAGGTTGACGCCGCCGACCAAGCCGACAAAGACGGACGGATCCGTGTCCGTTGTCTTTCGGATCTCCGAAGTGGAGGACAGGATCGAGGAGCAGCGGGAGGAAATGGCCAAGGCCGTCCTGAACGTTATGGACTTGATCGACGTATTACCCGCCAACTCCACCGAGCGCACCGTGGTGGAAATGCGTCACATAGATTGCCGGGGCTGGGATAAGATCGCAGAGGCCCTTTACATGAGCCGGTCCAATGTGTTCAACTACTACAACGCCGCCCTGGATAAAATCCTGGAGAACAAGCGCAACCGGAAACTGCTGGAGGAATACATGGCCCGGAAGCAGCAGCGGGCAGGGCCGCACGGGCGGAATAATCGCCCCTGA
- a CDS encoding DUF4406 domain-containing protein, giving the protein MKIYISGKITGDRRYKAKFREVEKKLAAAGHIVLNPATAPEGLRPVDYMRLCFAMMEAADVVLFMQDYQDSRGAMLEWAWCQYVGKQTCFDLATFGGPET; this is encoded by the coding sequence GTGAAAATCTACATATCAGGCAAGATCACCGGGGACAGGCGTTATAAAGCCAAGTTCCGAGAGGTGGAAAAGAAGCTGGCGGCGGCGGGCCATATCGTACTGAACCCCGCCACGGCGCCGGAGGGGCTGCGCCCCGTGGATTATATGCGCCTGTGTTTCGCCATGATGGAGGCGGCGGACGTGGTTCTGTTCATGCAGGACTATCAGGACAGCCGCGGCGCCATGCTGGAATGGGCGTGGTGCCAGTACGTTGGGAAACAGACCTGTTTCGACCTGGCGACGTTTGGAGGGCCGGAAACATGA
- a CDS encoding rolling circle replication-associated protein, with protein MAYVHRVVKAGPCVEHKKMQSFRVHTKGVKRGPNTGHTTEKQERINERVAEEHLRWDINANFGHRDLHAVLHYYVKDSSFEEILENKAAFLRNLRKLCKKRGITFKAVVVIETKRMTNPHIHVIISRMDPEIITEAWENVPRGGGGISFKPMDRRGNHYKLAAYLMKESRSTMERYREIGKRGKRYSKTQNMDKPEITYTAVPASSWRKDPKARKGAVLYKFDDGSTCRSGWHEISGYPYQEYFEIFNE; from the coding sequence ATGGCCTACGTTCATAGGGTGGTGAAAGCTGGTCCGTGTGTCGAACACAAGAAAATGCAATCTTTCCGGGTTCACACAAAAGGAGTGAAGCGCGGCCCCAATACTGGGCACACCACCGAGAAGCAGGAGCGGATCAACGAGCGGGTGGCGGAGGAACATTTGCGGTGGGATATAAACGCCAATTTCGGCCATAGGGATCTCCACGCCGTTCTACACTACTACGTCAAGGACAGTTCTTTCGAGGAGATCCTGGAGAACAAGGCCGCTTTTCTGCGGAACCTGCGGAAACTCTGCAAAAAGCGCGGGATCACGTTCAAGGCCGTGGTGGTCATAGAAACCAAGCGCATGACCAACCCGCACATTCACGTTATCATTTCCCGCATGGATCCGGAGATCATCACGGAGGCGTGGGAGAATGTCCCAAGAGGCGGCGGAGGTATCAGCTTCAAGCCTATGGACAGGCGCGGCAACCACTACAAGCTGGCCGCCTACCTGATGAAAGAAAGCCGTTCCACCATGGAGAGGTACAGAGAGATCGGCAAGCGCGGGAAGCGGTACAGCAAAACGCAGAACATGGACAAGCCGGAAATCACATACACCGCCGTGCCTGCGTCCAGCTGGAGAAAGGACCCGAAAGCGAGAAAGGGCGCCGTGCTGTATAAGTTCGACGACGGATCCACCTGCCGGAGCGGGTGGCATGAGATCAGCGGTTACCCATACCAGGAGTATTTCGAGATTTTCAACGAATAG
- a CDS encoding peptidylprolyl isomerase, producing MSTNTKAAEMLEQVNSAISAVLAGGQSYKIGSRSLTRADLAQLKAIRDDLEAQIDSGTDNCLLDRTFVAFFDGR from the coding sequence ATGAGTACAAACACAAAAGCGGCTGAAATGCTGGAACAGGTAAACAGCGCCATTTCCGCCGTTCTGGCCGGCGGCCAGTCATACAAGATCGGCAGCCGATCCCTGACGCGGGCGGACCTGGCCCAGCTGAAAGCCATTCGTGACGACCTGGAGGCGCAGATCGACAGCGGGACGGACAACTGCCTGCTGGATCGCACCTTTGTGGCGTTCTTTGACGGGAGGTAA
- a CDS encoding phage portal protein: MGAFDKIVAAVSPRRACEREAWRQQLEILRGYDAAGYGRLNAGWRVHNESAEVTDRFSRDVVRARARDLERNSDIAQSILHAYKRNVVGKGYTLQAKTGNDELDEKLEKAWRQWCKARNCDVTGEQSFNQMLRMAVDRKKVDGGLLFLYRYTKQGLVPFQLQAIEVDELDVTASKPKYQGNRVVGGIEYNQWRRPVGYWINQYDIEGWSLNDPVYVEAKDVYFYKSKKRPSQLREMSDMAPTITRVRDTNEFITAVSVKERIAACLAVFIKRAIPAGGFGRGGTRTPDGGMDYEGKKLAPGMIQSLGAGDEIQVVDPKGSGSDAAGFLKTQQGLIAAGQGLSYEAVSRDMSGATYSSARQNAIEDENTYTEDVELLTDFMSEVYETFVISCYLSGLVDMPGFWDKKAEYLSHTWTKAPKKWIDPAKESTAGKTALQSGQKTFQDVCAEQGKDWKEAVNEMAEVLEYGRSVGVELGGVIFGNGTTAAQQNTAGK; the protein is encoded by the coding sequence ATGGGAGCCTTTGACAAAATTGTGGCCGCCGTTTCCCCGCGCCGCGCCTGTGAGCGCGAGGCATGGCGGCAGCAGCTGGAGATCCTGCGCGGATATGACGCCGCAGGGTATGGGCGCCTAAATGCCGGGTGGCGGGTACACAACGAAAGTGCGGAGGTTACGGACCGTTTCAGCCGTGACGTGGTACGCGCCCGCGCCCGCGACCTGGAGCGCAACAGTGATATTGCCCAGTCTATCCTCCACGCATACAAGCGCAACGTGGTGGGCAAGGGTTACACCCTCCAGGCTAAAACCGGAAACGACGAACTGGACGAAAAGCTGGAAAAGGCATGGCGCCAATGGTGCAAGGCCAGAAACTGCGACGTGACCGGCGAACAGAGTTTCAACCAAATGCTGCGTATGGCGGTAGACCGCAAAAAGGTGGACGGCGGCCTGCTGTTCCTTTACCGCTACACTAAGCAGGGGCTGGTCCCGTTCCAGCTGCAGGCCATTGAGGTGGACGAACTGGACGTGACCGCCAGCAAGCCGAAGTACCAGGGAAACCGCGTCGTGGGCGGGATCGAATACAACCAATGGCGCAGGCCGGTGGGCTACTGGATCAATCAATACGACATTGAGGGCTGGAGCCTGAACGACCCCGTTTACGTCGAGGCCAAGGACGTGTATTTCTACAAATCCAAGAAGCGGCCCAGCCAGCTGCGCGAAATGTCCGACATGGCCCCCACGATCACCAGAGTGCGCGACACGAATGAGTTTATAACCGCCGTTTCCGTCAAGGAGCGGATCGCGGCCTGCCTGGCTGTGTTCATCAAGCGGGCAATCCCGGCGGGCGGTTTTGGCCGCGGCGGCACCAGAACGCCGGACGGCGGAATGGACTATGAGGGCAAGAAACTGGCCCCCGGCATGATCCAGAGCCTGGGCGCCGGTGACGAAATCCAGGTGGTGGATCCGAAAGGTTCCGGCAGCGACGCAGCCGGGTTCCTGAAAACCCAGCAGGGTCTAATTGCCGCAGGCCAGGGCTTGAGTTATGAGGCCGTCAGCCGCGACATGAGCGGGGCCACCTATTCCTCCGCACGGCAAAATGCTATTGAGGACGAAAACACATACACCGAGGACGTGGAACTGCTAACAGATTTCATGTCGGAGGTGTACGAAACCTTTGTTATCTCCTGTTATCTCTCCGGGCTGGTTGATATGCCCGGCTTTTGGGATAAAAAGGCGGAATACCTTTCCCACACCTGGACGAAAGCCCCCAAGAAGTGGATCGACCCGGCAAAGGAAAGCACCGCCGGAAAAACCGCCCTGCAATCCGGGCAAAAGACGTTTCAGGACGTTTGCGCGGAACAGGGCAAGGACTGGAAAGAGGCCGTCAATGAAATGGCCGAGGTCCTGGAATATGGCCGATCCGTCGGCGTCGAGTTAGGAGGTGTAATTTTTGGAAATGGAACGACAGCAGCACAGCAGAACACCGCAGGCAAATGA